The following proteins are co-located in the Luteolibacter rhizosphaerae genome:
- a CDS encoding thioredoxin family protein, which translates to MKTILRSLAVVAASMSFAFAGSEGWMTDWEAAKAKSKAEGKPILINITGSDWCGWCIKLEKTVFQKPEFKEFAAKNVILMEVDLPKKKELSPELKKQNEALKKEYLMGGFPTVLLLDAEGKKISGDLGELEGGTEGYIKTIGELVAKAKAK; encoded by the coding sequence ATGAAAACGATTCTCCGTTCCCTTGCCGTTGTCGCCGCCAGCATGTCCTTCGCCTTCGCCGGGAGCGAGGGGTGGATGACCGATTGGGAAGCGGCGAAGGCCAAGTCGAAGGCAGAGGGCAAGCCGATCCTGATCAACATCACCGGCTCCGACTGGTGCGGCTGGTGCATCAAGCTGGAGAAGACGGTGTTCCAGAAGCCGGAGTTCAAGGAATTCGCGGCGAAAAACGTGATCCTGATGGAAGTGGATCTGCCGAAGAAGAAGGAGCTGAGCCCCGAGCTGAAGAAGCAGAACGAGGCGCTGAAGAAGGAGTACCTGATGGGCGGATTCCCGACGGTGCTGCTGCTGGACGCGGAGGGTAAGAAAATCTCCGGCGACCTGGGCGAGCTGGAAGGCGGCACCGAGGGCTACATTAAGACGATCGGCGAGCTGGTGGCGAAAGCGAAGGCGAAGTGA
- a CDS encoding 6,7-dimethyl-8-ribityllumazine synthase — protein sequence MNIALISASWHVDLLAGASGSCKNALAGHGTAEFTVPGALEIPLFAQTLARSGKYDAIIAFGLIVDGGIYRHEFVADAVISGMMRVQLDTGVPIFSCVLTPQHFDESEERLAYFRDHLVVKGGEVGKACLKMLSALNTISADSGPFSTGPFAKS from the coding sequence ATGAACATCGCGCTGATCTCCGCCTCATGGCACGTCGATCTCCTCGCCGGGGCCAGCGGCTCCTGCAAGAACGCGCTCGCCGGCCACGGCACCGCCGAGTTCACCGTCCCCGGCGCCCTCGAGATCCCGCTCTTCGCCCAGACCCTCGCCCGCAGCGGCAAGTACGATGCCATCATCGCCTTCGGCCTCATCGTCGATGGCGGCATCTACCGACACGAGTTCGTCGCCGATGCCGTCATCTCCGGCATGATGCGCGTCCAGCTCGATACCGGCGTCCCCATCTTCTCCTGCGTGCTCACCCCGCAGCACTTCGACGAAAGCGAGGAGCGCCTCGCCTACTTCCGCGACCACCTCGTCGTCAAAGGCGGCGAAGTCGGCAAGGCCTGCCTGAAAATGCTATCGGCGCTGAATACCATCAGCGCCGATTCGGGACCCTTCTCTACCGGGCCCTTCGCGAAGTCCTGA
- the leuS gene encoding leucine--tRNA ligase, with the protein MSDRRKSFPFDVFEPAWQARWDAEKTFRTPNPGDADFDATKPKFYVLDMFPYPSGSGLHVGHPEGYTATDIMGRAKRRQGFNVLHPMGWDSFGLPAEQYAIKTGQHPAITTTANIATFKRQLKSLGFGYDWDREIATTDPGYVRWTQWIFLQLYSSYFDEEAGKAEPVAELEAKGWTREQIDAVRLAFVHEAPVNWSPDLGTVLANEEVEEWRSKGHIVERRPLRQWMLRITKYAQRLIDELDPLDWPEGIKLLQKNWIGRSEGAEVDFKLEGHTVTVFTTRPDTLFGATYMVLAPEHPYVSEITTAEQKDAVEAYVKACASKSDLERGDMNKDKTGVFTGAHAINPVNGEQIPVWIADYVMMGYGTGAIMAVPAHDERDFEFAKKFELPIVQVVQPNGDQDWQGYTDPGTAVNSGFLDGLPTAEAKAKIIDWLESGSKGKRRVQFKLRDWLFSRQRYWGEPFPLTWKDGNHYAVADAELPLLAPPLEDYKPSGSPEPLLSKAREWVELPDGSIRETNTMPQWAGSCWYYLRYCDPANAGRFISKEAESYWGGDGSQPGMVDLYVGGTEHAVLHLLYARFWHKVLFDLGHVKTNEPFQKLVNQGLILGEMEFLGFKDSSGTWISFKDVTEQDGTFTHQKTGEALQKVAMDAGDVQKDSENFVLKGDPSIRVRAKAEKMSKSRGNVVNPDDVVREYGADSLRLYEMFMGPLEQVKPWSMKGVEGVSRFLARVWRVAFEEDQAGEWQRSAKIQDVPCTDKALLKVVHETVKKVTDDIAKMSFNTAISQMMVCTNAFTSAEVVPLNEFRLLLHVLNPFAPHLTEEIYSRLGGSGMLADEAWPKHDEAALVTDEIELVVQVNGKLRDKITVAKDADQATVEAAALASAKVKEQTDGKTVRKVIVVPGRLVNIVAN; encoded by the coding sequence ATGTCCGACCGACGCAAGTCCTTCCCCTTCGACGTTTTCGAGCCCGCTTGGCAGGCGCGCTGGGACGCGGAGAAGACCTTCCGCACCCCGAACCCGGGTGATGCGGACTTCGATGCCACGAAGCCGAAGTTCTACGTACTAGACATGTTCCCCTATCCCTCCGGCTCGGGCCTGCATGTGGGCCACCCGGAAGGATACACCGCCACGGACATCATGGGCCGGGCGAAGCGCCGCCAGGGATTCAACGTGCTGCACCCGATGGGCTGGGATTCCTTCGGCCTGCCGGCGGAGCAGTATGCGATCAAGACCGGGCAGCACCCGGCGATCACGACGACGGCGAACATCGCGACCTTCAAGCGGCAGTTGAAGTCGCTGGGTTTCGGCTACGATTGGGACCGCGAGATCGCGACGACCGATCCGGGCTACGTGCGCTGGACGCAGTGGATCTTCCTGCAACTGTATTCGTCGTACTTCGATGAAGAGGCGGGGAAGGCGGAGCCGGTGGCGGAGCTGGAGGCGAAGGGCTGGACGCGCGAGCAGATCGATGCGGTGCGCCTGGCCTTCGTGCACGAAGCGCCGGTGAACTGGTCGCCGGACCTGGGCACGGTGCTGGCGAACGAGGAGGTCGAGGAGTGGCGCAGCAAGGGCCACATCGTCGAGCGGCGTCCGCTGCGCCAGTGGATGCTGCGGATCACGAAGTATGCGCAGCGCCTGATCGACGAGCTGGACCCGCTGGATTGGCCGGAAGGGATCAAGCTGCTGCAGAAGAACTGGATCGGCCGCAGCGAAGGGGCCGAGGTGGATTTCAAGCTGGAGGGTCACACGGTGACGGTCTTCACGACACGTCCGGACACCTTGTTCGGTGCGACCTACATGGTGCTGGCACCGGAGCATCCGTATGTGAGCGAGATCACGACGGCGGAACAGAAGGATGCGGTGGAGGCCTATGTGAAGGCCTGTGCTTCCAAGTCCGATCTGGAGCGCGGCGACATGAACAAGGACAAGACCGGTGTCTTCACCGGGGCGCATGCGATCAATCCGGTGAACGGCGAGCAGATCCCGGTGTGGATCGCCGATTACGTGATGATGGGCTACGGCACGGGCGCGATCATGGCGGTGCCGGCGCACGACGAGCGGGACTTCGAGTTCGCGAAGAAATTCGAGCTGCCGATCGTGCAAGTCGTTCAACCGAACGGCGATCAGGACTGGCAGGGCTACACCGACCCGGGCACGGCGGTGAATTCCGGTTTCTTGGACGGGCTGCCGACCGCTGAAGCGAAGGCAAAGATCATCGATTGGCTGGAGTCCGGATCGAAGGGCAAGCGCCGCGTGCAGTTCAAGCTGCGCGACTGGCTGTTCTCCCGTCAGCGCTATTGGGGTGAGCCCTTCCCACTGACCTGGAAGGATGGCAATCACTACGCCGTCGCCGATGCCGAGCTGCCGTTGCTGGCTCCGCCGCTGGAAGACTACAAGCCGAGCGGTTCGCCCGAGCCGCTGCTGAGCAAGGCGCGCGAATGGGTGGAGCTGCCGGATGGCTCGATCCGCGAGACGAACACGATGCCGCAGTGGGCGGGATCCTGCTGGTACTATCTGCGCTACTGCGATCCGGCGAATGCCGGGCGCTTCATTTCGAAGGAAGCGGAGTCCTACTGGGGTGGCGACGGTTCGCAGCCCGGAATGGTGGACCTCTACGTGGGTGGTACGGAGCACGCCGTACTTCACCTGCTGTATGCGCGCTTCTGGCACAAGGTGCTTTTCGACCTGGGCCATGTGAAGACCAACGAACCTTTCCAAAAGCTGGTGAACCAGGGCCTGATCCTGGGCGAGATGGAATTCCTTGGATTCAAGGATTCCAGCGGCACCTGGATCAGCTTCAAGGATGTCACAGAGCAGGACGGCACCTTCACCCACCAAAAGACCGGGGAAGCCCTCCAGAAGGTCGCGATGGATGCTGGCGACGTGCAGAAGGACAGCGAGAACTTCGTTCTGAAGGGCGATCCTTCGATCCGCGTCCGCGCCAAGGCGGAGAAGATGTCGAAGTCCCGCGGCAACGTGGTGAACCCGGATGACGTGGTGCGCGAGTATGGCGCGGATTCGCTGCGTCTCTACGAGATGTTCATGGGCCCGCTGGAACAGGTGAAGCCATGGAGCATGAAGGGCGTGGAAGGCGTGTCGCGCTTCCTGGCCCGCGTGTGGCGTGTCGCCTTCGAGGAAGATCAAGCCGGTGAATGGCAGCGCTCCGCGAAGATCCAGGACGTGCCCTGCACGGACAAGGCGCTGCTGAAGGTGGTGCACGAGACCGTGAAGAAGGTGACGGATGACATCGCGAAGATGTCCTTCAACACCGCGATCTCGCAGATGATGGTGTGCACGAATGCCTTCACTTCCGCGGAGGTGGTGCCGCTGAACGAATTCCGCCTGCTGCTGCACGTGCTGAATCCTTTCGCCCCGCACCTGACGGAAGAAATCTATTCCCGTCTCGGCGGCAGCGGCATGCTGGCCGATGAAGCCTGGCCGAAGCATGACGAAGCCGCACTGGTGACAGACGAGATCGAGCTGGTGGTGCAGGTGAACGGCAAGCTGCGCGACAAGATCACGGTGGCCAAGGATGCCGATCAAGCGACGGTGGAAGCCGCCGCGCTGGCCTCCGCCAAGGTGAAGGAGCAGACCGACGGCAAGACGGTCCGCAAGGTCATCGTGGTGCCCGGACGTCTGGTGAATATCGTGGCGAACTGA
- a CDS encoding DEAD/DEAH box helicase: MEDALAAISARPALYEWIATEGWGSRLDRVTKLRGRDYANERSIRNVEWIEIEGAGELIVTAAVQGTRRKPYETSVIFRESRGQWAVESECTCPVGAYCKHGAALLQLLQERLIDVSAGVELVPVTVLDVPLDEWLKGLENAARNPDGKELERVSAETRFLAYCIERAAEKESHEFELILRVGNRLKDGTVRILGGQASADPTKPARYMAREDLLLVTLYRQRHHRYHAWSEMPLEGAGWDDLLEGCLKAGRLYFGTPGSDHRGSSAYRPLVAGDPLEVGIEWEIQQDGGAKPVLRGIDPELSLLPTVPPRYLDPERGVIGLLQGAVPGPVLSAWLGGPVIPGENVAEVATRLGAMPSLKLPVPMALETVQRAAVSPRPHLRVQRHVFADAWQRIEVILGELTFTYGDSPRLHPLEPGDPRQHIAVVDGQRIIWPRDPQTERSAEGRLASVGLVPAMRSIPKKLLDAKTRHSVVAARPFPTHEAAWIEILDHPYLDELREEGWVIEVDPRSGVKSRQVVEFLPQIEAESDHGIDWFRFDVSYELDGKRFSLIPVIAEAIAKGLPVEGASGFISVRSEDPAQGFIRFPAKQLMEIVEQVRHLFHGKTGKGPLRLDRLEAAALAYSLEIDSSDTSRALSRLGRNLREIGGLPELAIPGTVKAELRPYQQQGFRWLQFLTEHGLNGILADDMGLGKTLQTLAHLAAEHAKAPGRPSLVIAPTSVVTNWAAEAAKFVPEMPVVMLHGPQRREAFERIPEAAVVFTSYPLLSRDFDLLEQQEWHLVVLDEAQHIKNPKAAVAIHACKLKSAHRLCLSGTPMENHLGELWSLMRFLMPGYLGDEKSFNTRVRKPIERERSQDAQAALKKRVGPLILRRTKDEVAKELPEKTEIIHGIELSQKQTDLYETVRASMDKRVREAIEGKGLAKSHIIVLDALLKLRQICCHPQLLKMPAAQKVVESGKLEYLKEELLPTLLEDGRRILIFSQFTSMLGLIQEHLQQEGIRHLKLTGQTKDRAAMVKEFQSGEVPVFLISLKAGGTGLNLTAADTVIHYDPWWNPAAENQATDRAHRIGQMMPVFVHKLVCRGTIEERILDLQKHKAALVEALLSEDTSKLKIDAETLSHLLEPLG; encoded by the coding sequence ATGGAAGATGCCCTAGCCGCTATCTCCGCGCGGCCCGCTCTGTATGAGTGGATCGCGACGGAGGGCTGGGGCAGCCGCTTGGACCGGGTGACCAAGCTGCGCGGAAGGGACTATGCGAACGAGCGCAGCATCCGCAATGTCGAGTGGATCGAGATTGAGGGTGCGGGCGAGCTGATCGTGACGGCCGCGGTGCAGGGAACGCGGCGGAAGCCCTATGAGACTTCCGTAATCTTCCGGGAGTCGCGGGGGCAGTGGGCGGTGGAGAGCGAGTGCACCTGCCCGGTGGGAGCCTACTGCAAGCACGGTGCGGCTTTGCTGCAACTCCTTCAAGAGAGGCTCATCGATGTGTCGGCGGGAGTTGAGCTGGTGCCTGTGACGGTTCTGGATGTGCCTTTGGACGAATGGCTCAAAGGCCTGGAGAATGCGGCGCGGAATCCGGACGGCAAGGAGCTGGAGCGGGTTTCCGCGGAGACGCGTTTCCTTGCTTACTGCATCGAGCGAGCGGCGGAGAAGGAGTCGCATGAATTCGAGTTGATTCTGCGGGTGGGTAACCGGTTGAAGGACGGGACGGTCCGGATTCTGGGCGGGCAGGCGAGTGCCGATCCCACGAAGCCGGCGCGCTACATGGCGCGGGAAGACCTGCTGTTGGTCACGCTCTACCGGCAGCGGCATCATCGCTATCATGCGTGGAGCGAGATGCCGCTGGAGGGGGCGGGTTGGGATGATTTGTTAGAGGGATGCTTGAAGGCGGGACGACTTTATTTCGGCACGCCCGGGAGCGACCACCGTGGCTCGTCCGCGTATCGGCCGCTGGTGGCGGGAGATCCGTTGGAGGTTGGGATCGAATGGGAGATCCAGCAGGATGGCGGGGCGAAGCCGGTGCTGCGCGGGATCGATCCGGAGCTTTCATTGCTGCCCACGGTGCCGCCGCGGTATCTGGATCCGGAGCGTGGAGTTATCGGGTTGTTGCAAGGCGCGGTGCCCGGGCCGGTCCTGTCCGCCTGGCTGGGCGGGCCGGTGATTCCCGGTGAGAATGTGGCGGAAGTCGCGACGAGGCTCGGCGCGATGCCTTCGCTCAAGTTGCCGGTGCCGATGGCGTTGGAGACGGTGCAGCGGGCAGCGGTGTCGCCGCGACCGCACCTGCGGGTGCAGCGACATGTGTTTGCGGACGCGTGGCAGCGGATCGAAGTGATTCTTGGCGAGTTGACTTTCACCTATGGGGATAGTCCCCGGCTGCATCCGCTGGAGCCGGGCGATCCGCGGCAGCATATCGCTGTGGTAGACGGCCAGCGGATCATCTGGCCGAGGGATCCGCAGACGGAGCGGTCTGCGGAAGGGCGTCTGGCTTCGGTGGGGCTGGTGCCCGCGATGCGATCGATCCCGAAGAAGCTGCTGGATGCGAAGACGCGGCATTCGGTGGTAGCGGCGCGGCCTTTCCCGACACACGAGGCGGCGTGGATCGAGATACTAGATCACCCGTATTTGGACGAGTTGCGCGAGGAGGGATGGGTGATCGAGGTGGATCCCAGGTCCGGGGTGAAGTCGCGGCAGGTGGTGGAGTTCCTGCCGCAGATCGAGGCGGAATCGGATCACGGGATCGATTGGTTCCGTTTCGATGTCTCCTACGAGCTCGATGGCAAGCGCTTCAGTTTGATCCCGGTGATTGCCGAGGCGATTGCGAAGGGGCTGCCGGTGGAGGGCGCATCCGGATTTATCTCCGTTCGCTCGGAGGATCCGGCGCAGGGGTTCATCCGCTTCCCGGCGAAGCAGTTGATGGAGATCGTGGAGCAGGTGAGGCACTTGTTTCACGGGAAGACAGGAAAGGGTCCACTGCGTTTGGATCGTTTGGAGGCGGCGGCGCTGGCCTACAGCCTGGAGATTGATAGCTCGGATACCTCCCGCGCGCTGTCGCGTCTGGGCCGGAATCTGCGGGAGATCGGGGGGCTGCCGGAGCTGGCCATACCTGGGACTGTGAAGGCGGAGCTGCGGCCGTATCAGCAGCAGGGTTTCCGCTGGTTGCAGTTTCTAACAGAGCATGGTCTCAATGGCATTCTGGCCGATGACATGGGTCTGGGGAAGACGCTGCAGACGCTGGCGCATCTGGCGGCGGAGCATGCGAAGGCTCCGGGCAGGCCCTCGCTGGTGATCGCGCCGACCTCGGTGGTGACGAACTGGGCGGCGGAGGCGGCGAAGTTCGTGCCGGAGATGCCGGTCGTGATGCTGCATGGTCCGCAGCGGCGCGAGGCCTTCGAGCGGATTCCGGAGGCGGCGGTGGTCTTCACTTCCTATCCGCTGCTGAGCCGGGATTTCGATCTGCTGGAGCAGCAGGAGTGGCATCTGGTGGTGCTGGATGAGGCGCAGCACATCAAGAACCCGAAGGCGGCGGTGGCGATCCATGCCTGCAAGCTGAAGTCGGCGCACCGGCTGTGCTTGTCCGGCACGCCGATGGAGAATCATCTGGGCGAGCTGTGGAGCCTAATGCGCTTCCTGATGCCCGGGTATCTCGGGGATGAGAAGAGTTTCAACACGAGGGTGCGTAAGCCGATCGAGCGCGAGCGTTCGCAGGATGCGCAGGCGGCGCTGAAGAAGAGAGTGGGCCCGCTGATCCTGCGACGGACGAAGGATGAGGTGGCGAAAGAGCTGCCCGAGAAGACTGAAATCATCCACGGCATCGAGCTGAGCCAGAAACAGACCGATCTCTATGAGACGGTGCGGGCCTCGATGGACAAGCGGGTGCGCGAGGCGATCGAGGGGAAGGGGCTGGCGAAGTCGCACATCATCGTGCTGGATGCGCTGCTCAAGCTGCGGCAGATCTGCTGCCATCCGCAGCTACTGAAGATGCCTGCTGCGCAGAAAGTAGTGGAGTCGGGCAAGCTGGAGTATCTGAAGGAGGAATTGTTGCCAACCCTGCTGGAAGATGGGCGCCGGATCCTGATTTTCTCGCAGTTCACCTCGATGCTCGGGCTGATCCAGGAGCATTTGCAGCAAGAGGGTATCCGTCACTTGAAGCTGACCGGACAGACCAAGGATCGCGCCGCGATGGTGAAGGAATTCCAGAGCGGGGAGGTGCCGGTGTTTCTCATCTCACTGAAGGCGGGAGGCACGGGGCTGAATCTCACTGCAGCGGACACGGTGATCCACTACGATCCCTGGTGGAACCCTGCAGCGGAGAATCAGGCGACCGATCGTGCCCACCGGATCGGGCAGATGATGCCGGTGTTCGTTCACAAGCTGGTGTGCCGCGGGACCATCGAGGAACGGATTCTTGATCTGCAGAAGCACAAAGCGGCGCTGGTCGAGGCGCTGCTCTCGGAAGACACGTCGAAGCTGAAGATCGATGCGGAAACACTTTCGCATCTGCTGGAACCACTTGGCTGA
- a CDS encoding family 43 glycosylhydrolase has product MLLRVTALLIASTGLVAAAPALPFKADFSRFESSDWKAHGGQWSVENGELRVSGGEGPKAVISGLQGGDFQLDVELRADSEQAQAGVIFRADDLGEGVDAYRGYFVGLNANEKLALWGAVDPKWRPVAVRPFQVNPKQWYHLRLQVAGSNAKIFIDDEAIGDDAWPVFDGIDAAFAKGGFALRALGGAASFRNLQITAYRAPSFAKSYVNPVQAGCADPVVMKKDGKYYAYTTYSPDFPRMPRGIRLYTSADLVDWKDEGFVLKNEDSWGESRFWAPDIVEKDGTYYLYYAADERMCVATSKSPMGPFKQEKEEPMLPASIRIDGHIFEDDDGQRYFYYVTFGDGNEIWGGKLNDDMKSVDASTLKLMVKPDLPWEQHQAKVTEGAEILKHKGTYYLTYSGSHFENPNYAVGYATSNSPLGPWKKNEQNPVMKSTEYAHGTAHHCFTESPDGKEIFIVYHRHRDLSNTEPRALSIDRVRFVPDPAGGPDLLQIHGPTSSPQPLPSGAR; this is encoded by the coding sequence ATGCTCCTGCGTGTCACTGCACTCTTGATCGCGTCTACCGGCCTCGTGGCCGCAGCTCCCGCGCTGCCCTTCAAGGCCGACTTCTCACGCTTCGAATCGAGCGATTGGAAGGCCCATGGCGGCCAGTGGTCGGTGGAGAACGGGGAGCTGCGCGTGAGCGGAGGCGAGGGGCCGAAAGCGGTGATTTCAGGACTGCAAGGGGGAGACTTCCAATTGGATGTGGAGCTGCGGGCCGATAGCGAGCAGGCGCAGGCCGGCGTGATTTTCCGTGCGGATGATCTGGGCGAGGGTGTGGATGCCTACCGCGGCTACTTCGTGGGCCTGAATGCGAACGAGAAGCTGGCGCTGTGGGGTGCGGTGGATCCGAAGTGGCGGCCGGTGGCGGTGCGGCCTTTTCAGGTGAATCCGAAGCAGTGGTATCACCTGCGGCTCCAAGTCGCGGGGAGCAATGCGAAGATCTTCATCGATGATGAAGCGATCGGCGATGATGCGTGGCCGGTCTTCGATGGGATCGATGCGGCGTTCGCGAAAGGCGGCTTCGCCCTGCGGGCGCTCGGTGGTGCGGCATCCTTCCGGAATCTGCAGATCACGGCGTATCGCGCGCCGAGTTTTGCGAAGAGCTATGTGAATCCGGTGCAGGCGGGTTGCGCGGATCCGGTGGTAATGAAGAAGGATGGGAAGTACTACGCCTATACGACCTACAGCCCCGACTTCCCGCGGATGCCGCGTGGCATCCGCCTGTATACCTCCGCCGATCTTGTCGACTGGAAGGACGAGGGCTTCGTGCTGAAGAACGAGGATAGCTGGGGCGAGTCGCGGTTCTGGGCTCCGGACATCGTGGAGAAAGACGGCACCTACTATCTCTATTATGCGGCCGACGAGCGGATGTGCGTGGCGACGTCCAAGTCGCCGATGGGTCCATTCAAGCAGGAGAAGGAAGAGCCGATGCTGCCGGCCAGCATCCGCATCGACGGGCACATCTTCGAGGATGACGACGGGCAACGCTACTTCTACTACGTGACCTTCGGCGACGGGAATGAGATCTGGGGCGGCAAGCTGAACGACGACATGAAGAGTGTGGATGCCAGCACACTGAAGCTGATGGTGAAGCCCGACCTGCCATGGGAACAACACCAGGCGAAGGTGACGGAGGGCGCGGAAATCCTGAAGCACAAGGGCACTTACTACCTGACCTACTCCGGCAGCCATTTCGAGAACCCGAACTACGCGGTGGGCTACGCCACCTCGAATAGTCCGCTGGGTCCGTGGAAGAAGAATGAGCAGAACCCGGTGATGAAATCGACGGAGTATGCCCATGGCACCGCTCACCATTGCTTCACGGAGTCGCCGGACGGGAAGGAGATCTTCATCGTTTATCACCGTCACCGCGACTTGAGCAACACGGAGCCGCGGGCGCTCTCGATTGATCGGGTGCGCTTTGTGCCGGATCCCGCCGGTGGTCCGGATCTGCTACAGATCCATGGTCCTACCTCTTCCCCGCAGCCGCTGCCTTCGGGCGCGCGATAG
- a CDS encoding 3' terminal RNA ribose 2'-O-methyltransferase Hen1 — MLLSITNRSVSATDLGHLLHKHPARCHEVELAFGKATVFYPVADETACTAVLMVDVDPIDMVRSAGARQGGWALGQYVNDRPYASSSFLSVAISRVYGTALNGRCTKRPELVEQPLDLEVMLPVVPAGDGVILPKLFEPLGYEVETQRLVLDPAFPAWGESRYHHLTLRTKKPLHEVLKHLFVIIGALDRAKHYWVGRDEIDKLLAKGEGWLNDHPEKDWIVRRYLKYQVRLAREALERLAPEPEPEEEGADEVAEAVEAAKEPEVEKRLSLHDVRLNRVAELISALNASSVIDLGCGEGKLLRRLLHQTRIPKVVGMDVSSRVLEIAHERMERIPPFKKQGRVEIFLGSLVYRDSRLRGYDVAALVEVIEHLDADRLDSLEEVVFAAAAPRTVIVTTPNREYNVLFEGMKPGAMRHADHRFEWTRAEFQGWAGRVAGMHGYEVAFEPLGEEHAEHGAPSQMAVFTRQGGGSLTPAPRQEEKKPAQEPAKPFKRAFSEEFFSPEAWVLVRELPPAEADEICRAHLGGRARGFFSLPDGHWILAAQQTLIGHWADAYNADAPDEVSAILSALPWQGEDTVYFFTGRSLVIESTWVAFVRHWMDFLAVEDDEPIVMNLQRPWEALIFNSGGGIRHLTGNPPAGAESSGREQSPHP, encoded by the coding sequence GTGCTTCTCTCCATTACCAACCGTAGCGTATCCGCCACGGACCTCGGCCATCTGCTGCACAAGCACCCGGCCCGGTGTCACGAGGTGGAGCTGGCGTTCGGCAAGGCCACGGTCTTCTACCCGGTGGCGGATGAGACGGCGTGTACGGCAGTGCTGATGGTGGATGTGGACCCGATCGACATGGTCCGGTCCGCCGGAGCGCGGCAGGGTGGCTGGGCGCTCGGGCAGTATGTGAACGACCGGCCCTATGCGTCGTCGTCGTTCCTGTCCGTGGCGATCTCCCGTGTCTATGGCACGGCGCTGAACGGCCGCTGCACGAAGCGCCCGGAGCTGGTGGAGCAGCCGCTGGATCTGGAGGTGATGCTGCCCGTCGTCCCGGCGGGTGATGGTGTGATCCTGCCCAAGCTCTTCGAGCCGCTGGGCTATGAGGTCGAGACGCAGCGCCTTGTGCTTGATCCGGCGTTCCCGGCGTGGGGAGAGAGCCGCTACCATCATTTGACCCTGCGGACCAAGAAGCCGCTGCATGAGGTGCTGAAACATCTCTTCGTGATCATCGGGGCTCTGGACCGTGCGAAACACTACTGGGTGGGGCGCGACGAGATCGACAAGCTCCTGGCGAAGGGTGAAGGCTGGCTGAACGATCATCCGGAGAAGGATTGGATCGTGCGCCGCTATTTGAAGTATCAGGTGCGGCTTGCGCGTGAGGCGCTGGAACGGCTGGCACCTGAACCGGAGCCCGAGGAGGAGGGTGCAGACGAAGTCGCCGAAGCGGTGGAGGCCGCGAAGGAGCCCGAAGTCGAGAAGAGGCTTTCGCTGCACGATGTCCGGCTCAATCGCGTGGCAGAGTTGATCTCAGCGCTGAATGCGAGCTCGGTGATTGATCTGGGTTGCGGCGAGGGCAAGCTGCTGCGTCGTCTGCTGCACCAAACGAGGATTCCGAAGGTGGTGGGGATGGATGTTTCAAGCCGGGTGCTGGAGATCGCGCACGAGCGGATGGAGCGTATCCCGCCCTTCAAAAAGCAGGGCCGGGTGGAGATCTTTCTCGGCTCGCTGGTCTATCGCGACTCGCGTCTGAGAGGATATGATGTGGCGGCATTGGTCGAAGTCATCGAGCACCTCGACGCCGACCGATTGGATTCGCTGGAGGAAGTGGTCTTTGCTGCCGCCGCGCCGCGCACGGTCATCGTGACGACGCCGAACCGGGAGTACAACGTTCTCTTCGAGGGGATGAAGCCCGGGGCGATGCGGCATGCGGACCACCGCTTCGAATGGACGCGGGCTGAGTTCCAGGGATGGGCCGGCCGGGTGGCTGGCATGCACGGGTATGAGGTCGCCTTCGAGCCGCTGGGCGAGGAGCACGCGGAGCACGGGGCGCCGAGCCAGATGGCGGTGTTTACCCGGCAAGGCGGCGGCTCTCTAACACCCGCCCCTCGACAGGAAGAGAAGAAGCCCGCACAAGAACCCGCGAAGCCATTTAAGCGTGCCTTTTCCGAAGAGTTCTTCTCCCCTGAAGCATGGGTGCTCGTCCGCGAGCTTCCGCCGGCCGAAGCGGATGAGATCTGCCGCGCTCACCTCGGCGGGAGAGCCAGAGGTTTCTTCAGCCTGCCGGACGGACATTGGATCCTTGCAGCGCAGCAAACGCTGATCGGCCACTGGGCGGACGCCTACAACGCGGATGCTCCCGATGAGGTCTCCGCAATCTTGTCCGCCCTTCCCTGGCAGGGGGAGGACACCGTCTATTTCTTCACGGGCAGGTCGCTCGTGATCGAATCGACTTGGGTCGCGTTCGTGCGCCACTGGATGGACTTCCTCGCGGTAGAAGACGACGAGCCGATCGTGATGAACCTCCAGCGGCCTTGGGAAGCGCTGATATTCAATTCCGGCGGAGGGATCCGCCATCTCACCGGCAATCCACCCGCCGGCGCCGAGTCTTCTGGCCGCGAGCAATCTCCACATCCCTGA